Proteins encoded in a region of the Campylobacter sp. MIT 99-7217 genome:
- the rpsF gene encoding 30S ribosomal protein S6 — translation MRHYEVLFILKPTLTEEEVSAKLEFVKEILSKNGASIESVVEMGTRKLAYKIKKYERGTYFVIYFKAEPSLINELERVLRITEEVIRFLIVKYENKKEIAAWEKLSHGIKQTKKEIKPLESPEV, via the coding sequence ATGAGACATTATGAGGTTTTATTTATCTTAAAACCCACACTGACAGAAGAAGAAGTTAGTGCGAAGTTGGAATTTGTAAAAGAAATTCTTAGTAAAAATGGTGCAAGTATTGAAAGTGTTGTTGAGATGGGTACTAGAAAGCTTGCGTATAAGATCAAGAAGTATGAAAGAGGAACTTATTTCGTGATTTATTTTAAGGCAGAGCCTAGTTTGATCAACGAACTTGAAAGAGTTCTTAGAATCACTGAAGAGGTGATTAGATTTCTTATCGTCAAATATGAAAATAAAAAAGAAATCGCTGCTTGGGAAAAATTAAGTCATGGAATCAAGCAAACAAAGAAAGAAATCAAGCCCCTAGAGTCTCCTGAAGTTTAA
- a CDS encoding single-stranded DNA-binding protein: protein MFNKVVLVGNLTRDIEMRYTPLGAAIGSSGIAVTRRFNASSGEKKEETCFIDITFFGRSAEVANQYLNKGSKVLIEGRLKFDQWSDQNGQNRSKHSVYVESMEMLGSNPQSSGNFGQNHNQKQNQNYDPYETREAKVSQARPTQNYQEEKIKEIDIDDFDDDKTELPF from the coding sequence ATGTTTAATAAGGTTGTTTTGGTAGGAAATTTAACAAGAGATATTGAGATGCGTTACACTCCATTAGGTGCAGCTATCGGATCTTCTGGTATTGCTGTTACGAGGAGATTTAATGCTTCAAGCGGAGAAAAAAAGGAAGAAACTTGTTTCATTGATATTACTTTCTTTGGTCGTTCTGCTGAGGTAGCAAATCAATACCTAAATAAGGGAAGTAAGGTTTTGATCGAGGGGAGATTAAAATTTGATCAGTGGAGTGATCAAAATGGACAAAATCGCTCTAAACATAGCGTTTATGTAGAAAGTATGGAGATGCTCGGTTCAAATCCTCAATCAAGCGGAAATTTTGGACAAAATCATAACCAAAAACAAAACCAAAATTACGATCCTTATGAAACAAGGGAAGCAAAAGTTTCTCAAGCTCGTCCTACCCAAAACTATCAAGAAGAAAAGATCAAAGAAATCGATATTGATGATTTTGATGATGATAAGACAGAATTACCATTTTAG
- a CDS encoding copper resistance protein CopD, whose product MQAIYPYFLTIHLICAIIFLGFIFTDVVLLSRVKKVLGEELGQKLIQVVTQRGVKIMPLCVLLLVLSGGAMISRYISFESFWDSPLQKLLMIKLCLALLIVILVLNALFHKLILKKPNPIGAYTHIIVFVLGFGIVVLAKLAFFVN is encoded by the coding sequence ATGCAAGCAATCTACCCTTATTTTCTAACCATACATTTAATTTGTGCGATTATTTTTTTAGGTTTTATTTTTACTGATGTGGTGCTTTTGAGTAGAGTTAAAAAAGTTTTAGGAGAAGAACTTGGACAAAAGCTTATTCAAGTTGTTACCCAAAGAGGCGTTAAGATTATGCCTTTATGTGTGCTTTTACTTGTTTTAAGTGGCGGAGCTATGATAAGCCGTTATATCAGCTTTGAGAGTTTTTGGGATAGTCCTTTACAAAAACTTTTGATGATAAAATTATGCTTAGCCTTACTTATTGTTATTCTTGTTTTAAATGCCTTATTTCATAAGCTTATTCTCAAGAAACCAAATCCAATCGGTGCGTATACGCATATCATCGTTTTCGTGCTTGGTTTCGGAATCGTTGTATTAGCAAAGTTAGCTTTTTTTGTTAATTAG